In Desulfonatronospira thiodismutans ASO3-1, the sequence CACCAGGCCTTCACCGGGGGTGTATGGAGAAAGGGTTGCATAACATGTTACCTGAATCTGCATAACTTCCTCTGCTGTTTTTAAGGTGGCGTCAGGCAATGTATACTTTACCTGCCGTATAAGTATGGTTTGCCTTTTAGCAAAGAGCATAATAGAATGTAAAGAAAATCCATGGCAATGCCGGAACCGGTACCCGCCTGGACCTGATTTTCAGGAAAAGAGCAGAGACAGAGTATGCTCATCAGCTGTAAATCGGCAAAGGTGTCGCTTTAGTTTCGCTTTGGTGCCCAATTTCAAGGGAGGAGACAAATGGGTCTGATGCGGATCCTGGGGTCCTGGGGTTATCCTGCTCTGGACTGGATACAGGTGGGAATAACCACCAGGTGCAATGCAGAGTGTATTTACTGCCCGAGTCCGGTATTCAGGAAAAAGGATCCCGGAAGACACATGTCCATGCAGACCTTTACCGGACTGTCCAGGGCCTTTCCCAGGGCCGGCCTGGTGTATCTCCAGGGATGGGGAGAACCCATGATGCACCCGGAATTTATGTTCATGCTCAAAATGGTCAAGGACAAGGGGACAAAGGCCGGGGTGACCAGCAATGCCAGCCTGCTGACAGACGAGCGCATCAGACGCCTGGTGGACCAGGGACTGGACGTCCTTGGACTGTCCGTGGCCGGAGTGGACGAGGCCAATGACCGCATCAGGCCGGGCAGCCCCATAAAGAAGGTACGTCAGGCCGTGGAAAATGTGCACCGCATCCGGACCCTTATGGGCAGTTCCACTCCCGCCCTGCACCTGGCCTATATGCTGCTTGGTTCCAGACGCGGGGATATCCGGCGGATGCCTGGATTTTTCAATGCCCTGGCCCCGGACCAGGTGGTGGTGAGCACTTTGACCCTGGCCCTGGATCAGGAAATGGACAAAGAAATGTATCCGGCCAGGGACAAAGATGATTTCGAGGAATTCAAGGCCGAGCTTCTGGATATGAAATCACAGGTTGACGGGCAGGAAAAAGTGTTTTTCCATGTCTACAATCCGTACCTGCCTGACGGCCCCTGTTCGGAAAATATCCATCGCGCCTGCTATGTTGACGTGGACGGCAGGGTGCTGCCCTGCGTATACACTGACGTGAGTGCAGAAGACAGGGTTTACAGGTATTTCCAGGGCCGGCCGCACCCGGTATACCCCATTGATTTCGGGCATGTCCCGGATGATTCCCTGAAAAGCATCTGGAAAAGCAGGCAGTACCGCAAGTTCAGGGGCAGGTTCAGCGCCGGGGAGTGCCCGGAGGAGTGCGCCACCTGCACCAAGCGTTTCATAGACGACCTGACCCATGAAGACCCCGAACCCATACGGGTGGATTACACAGGACCGGCATGAACCAGGAGCTTTTGACCATCAAGGAAATAGCCAGGAGACTTGATCTGCCTGAAAGCAACATCCGCTATTACCGGGACAGGTTTGACCGGTTTCTGCCCAGTGTGGGCCATGGGCGAAAAAAAAGGTACAAGCCCGAGGCCGTGGAAGTTTTCAGGTGCATAGTGGAAGAGCTTGGCCAAAGCAGATCCACCCAGGAGATCGAAGAGGTTCTTGCCGCCCGTTTTTCCCAGAATCCAAGCCAGGTGACCTGGCAGCAGGATAGCTTGAGTCCCGCGGCTTACGCACAGAGTGGAAGCGATGCTACTTATCTGCAGGAAGCACTTGTGACCCAGTCCCGCGCCCTGGACAAGCTTTCCCGGGCCATGCAGCTTGAACGGGGCCTTTTTGCGGACCTGCAGCAGATGCAGTCCAGGCAGGACAGGCTCAAAAGGGCCGTATACCTCTTGTGGAAAGGTTACCAGAAAAGTCTGTCCCGGGACCGAGACGGGCACCAGCCCGGGGAGGTAGAAAAGCTCAGGGAGGAAGTGGAGTCTTTGGAGACACGGCAGACTGAGCTGGAAGAAAAGCTTGAATCAGAACTAAAGTCCATGCGTGAGGAACTGCAGAAATGTCAGTTCTGGACCAAAAGGCTGCTTATGCAGTCTGCCCGGGAAAAGACTGAACCTGATAAAGGGGATGAATCTCAAACGGGCACTTAGAGCTTCTGCACAGCTTCGGGGTTGTCCGGGTCAATGCCCACCAGGCAGATTTTGTGCTCATCCGCCAGGCTTACGGCTTCTGCGCGGTCAAAGAACAGGCTGGTTCCGGATTCGTAAGCCAGGCAGGTGGCACCGGCCTGAATCATGGTTCTTACCGTCTGGCTGCCCAGTGCCGGCAGATCAATGCGCTGGTCCTGGCCCGGCTTGAAGATCTTGACCACTGTAAGGCTGGACCCGGATAGCTCGCCTGCTCTCAAAATGGCCCTGTCGGTGCCTTCTATGGCTTCTACCGCCACCACCGCCCTTTCCTTGACCACGATGCACTGGCCTATGTCTAAGCTGCCTATCTGTTTTATGATGGGCCAGGCAAACAGGATATCTTTTTTTTCGGCAAATGAAGGGGCTCGTCTGGACTGAAGGCCCGCAGGAGATATGAGTTCCGGGACAAACTCTATGGCGGATATCACCTCCAGGCCTTCCCGGTGCAGTTCATCGGCCACAGAGCTTAAAAGAGCATTGTCGTTGCGGCTGCGCAGGTTTACCAGCAGCTTGATGGCCCTGAAGTCGGGGCGTAGATCAAAGGCCCTGGGCTTATTTATTGGGCCTGCAAAAACCACATGGGAAACCCCGGCCTGGTGCAGAAACCTGATGAGTCTGCCCAGCTGGCCGAGTTTGAGCCATACAAGCTGGTCGGTATAGGCCTGGATTTCCGGGAGGGTTTCCTTTTCAAAAGCTGCTGCCGCCACGCGGTAGCCCTGTTTGCGGGCGTTTTGAGCCACCAGGAGGGGAAAGCTGCCTCCTCCGGCTATTATCCCCAGTTTTTTACTGCCGGCCATTTCGCTCCGGGTTTCGCTCCAGGGACACCACTCCCCTGCTGCTGGACTTGAGAAAGGAGACCAGGTTGTCTGTCAGCCTTAAGCCGGAAAAATCCTGCCCCGCTTTTTCCAGGGCCTGAACATGGCTTAAGTCCGACTTCCAGATAAGATTGAATGCCTTTTTCAGAGCCGAGATTTCCTCCCTGGGGAATCCGGCCCGGCGCAGTCCGATGAGATTGGGTCCCACCAGCCTGGCCCTTTCTCCTACAGCCAGCATATACGGAGGGACATCCTGGGCTATGCCGCTTTTGCCCCCGATAAAGGCGTACTCGCCTATGCGCACGAACTGGTGCACAGCGCAGAGGCCGCCAATGACCGCTTTTTGTCCCAGGTGTACGTGCCCGCCCAGGGTGGCCCCGTTGGCCATAATCACCCCGTCTTCCAGGATGCAGTCGTGGGCCACGTGGGTGTAAGCCATGAGAAAACACCCGGAACCGATGCTGGTGACACCCCTGCCGTCAGGAGTACCCCTGTTCAGGGTCGTGTACTCCCGGATCTTGTTGTCGTCCCCCAGCCTGAGCCAGGTTTCCTCGCCCTGGTACTTGATATCCTGCGGGCCTTCACCGATGCAGGCGTAGGAGTAGACGTGGTTGTTTCGTCCCAGGCTGGTGAACTTCTTGATCTGGGCAAAAGCGTCCACCCTGGTTCCCTCGCCCAGGCTGGTACTCTCCTCGATGATGACATAAGGCCCGATGACCACTCCAGGCCCCAGCTCGGCTTCAGGGTGGACTATGGAGGTTGGATGGATTTGTGTTTTCACGCCTGGTCTTCCCTGTCTACGATGGTTGCTGAAAACATGCCTTCGGCCGCCACCCTGTCCTGGACCACGGCCTGGCCGTGCATACGCCACAGGTTCATGCGGTGCCGGTCGTAAGTTATATGCATATACAGGCTGTCCCCTGGAAAGACGGGCTTTCGAAAGCGCACCTTGTCCACACCGGTAAAAAGAAAAATCTTGCCCTGCATCTGGTCCGGAACGCTTCCAGCCACCAGAAGCCCTCCGGCCTGGGCCAGGGACTCCAGAATGAGCACACCGGGCATAACCGGGTAATCCGGGAAATGCCCCTGGAAAAAAGGCTCGTTTATGGTGACGTTTTTCAGGGCCTTGAGGCTTTTAAAGGGCTCCAGCTGCACCACCCGGTCCACCAGCAGAAATGGATAGCGATGGGGCAGAAAGTTCAAGATGTCCTGAATGGACATTTCAGTTCCCGGGACCTGGTTCACTTGTCTTCTCCTTGGTTCGGTCTGTTACTGGACTGTATCTGCTTTTCAAGCTGCTTGATCCTTTTGTTCATCTGGGAGAGCCTGGGCAGAAGAACCGCGTTGCGCAGGAAAGTAGTGTGATCCATGGCCGGGATGCCGCCGGCATCGGTGTTGGCGGGCAAAGATTTTCCCACCCCGGACTTGGCCGCCACCCGGCAGTTGTCTTCGATTTCCAGATGTCCGGCAACACCCACCTGGCCCCCCAGGATGACATTGCTGCCCAGACGTACGCTTCCGGATATCCCCACCTGGGATATGAGCACGCAGTTTTCCCCAGTCTGCACATTGTGGGCGATCTGGACCAGGTTGTCTATCTTGGTCCCCTTTCCTATCCTGGTTTCGCCCAGGGTGGCCCGGTCAATGGTGGTGCAGGAGCCTATCTCCACATCGTCCTCGATGACCACCCTGCCCACCTGGGGAATCTTAACACGCTCTTCACCGTCCTGGATAAAGCCGAAGCCGTCGCTGCCTATGACCGCACCCGGGTGAATAATGACCCGGTCATTTATGCGGCAGCCGGCCATAATGCTCACCTGGGGGTAAACCAGGCAGTCCCGGCCAAGAACCACATTCTCCCCGATATAGCAGTGGGGAAAGATGCGGCATCCAGGTCCTATGCGGGCATTGGCCCCGATAAAGACCATGGGGTGAATAATAGCTGTAGGGTCAATGGTGGCCGTGGAGTGGATGCCTTCCTGCCCTGGAAAACTCTCCTGCATGCCCTGAGGTTCATGAAAAAGCTGCATGACCCGGGCAAAATCCAGGTAGGGGTTTGGGCTTTTTATGGCCCTGGACACCATCTCCGCCTTTTCCGGGGGAACAATTACCGCCCCGGCCGAGGTGGTTTCAAGCCGGGGCAGGTACCTGGAATCAGACAGAAAGGACAGCTCGTCCGGTCCGGCCTGCTCCAGGGTGTTTACCCCGGTTATGTCCAGGTCTTCACCTGTGTATTCAAGTTTGAGGCGGGCTGCGATTTCAGAGAGAAGCATGGTACCCTGCCCCTTAATTCCGGGCTTCCCAGGCCTGGTTCACTTCATCCATGAGTTCGTCGGTGACGTTCATGGCATCCTTTGCGTAGATTATTCCGCTTCCTTGCGCATCCAGGATCATGTCGAACCCGTTTTTCTCGGCAAAATCATCTATGACCTCGAAAAGCAGGTCGATGATGGGATCCGAGAGTTCCTGTTCCTCCTGCTGCATCCTGGCCTGGTAGGACTGGTATTTCTGCTGGAACTGCTGCATCTTCTGGCGCAGTTCCGCCTCCATGTCCTGCTGGGCCTCCTGACTCAGGACCATACTCTGCTTCTGCAGTTCTTCCCGCAGTCTTTCCACCTCGGCCCTTTCTTCCTCCAGGTCATCACGCATCTCCTCGAACCGCAGGGTCAGCTGGCCCAGGGCCTGCTTGCCTGGTTCCGATGACTCCAGGATGCGCTGCACTTCCACTATGCCGATTTTGTTTTCCGCCAGGGCCATACTCGGAACCAGCAGGCAGATAATAAGTAAAAGAACTGTTTTTTTCATTTTATATCACTCCTTGGATCTTTTTGTTTAAAATTCATGCCCCATGGAGAACTCGATCTGGCTGCGGCTGCTGTCCTCCAGATCGTCCAGGGCATAACCGTATTCAACCCGGATGGGGCCCATGGGAGAATACCAGCGTACACCGGCCCCGATACTCTTGTACAAGTCGAAATCCACGCTTTCCCCTTTATCCCAGACATTGCCGGCATCGAAAAAGACCAGGCCCATGAGGCCGATCTCTTCGTTCAAGGGATGCAGCAGCTCAAAATTGGTGAAGAAGTGCTTGTCGCCGCCCTTGACTTCCCCGTCGTCGAACCTCGGGGCCAGCTTGCGCGCCGCATAGCCGCGCACGCTGTTGATCCCGCCCAGGCGGAAGAGTTCAAAGTTGGGGATGTCTTCATCCGTGTTGCGCATGACGTAACCTGCCTGTCCTTTCCAGTGGAATATACTTCTGTTTAAAACTGGTCGATAGTAGTCTGAGCTGGCAATGTACTTGATGAAGTTATCATCACCCTGCAGAAGACCACCGGCATATTCAACTGAGAGCAGGTTTCTGGTTCCCCTGGAGGGGTTTATGCGCCGGTTGCGGGTGTCGCGAATGGCCGCCACATAGGCACCGCTGGACCAGTTTTCTCCTTCCAGGTCCTTGATGTCCCGGTGGGCATCGTCGTCCACATTGGTGATCTCGTAGTTTTCAAGGCGGTAATTCCAGTGCAGTCTGGTGTATTCCCCGATGGTGTAGGCGAACTTGGCCCTGCCCCCCCGGGTGTCCCGGTCGTAAGTGAAATATTCTTCATCTATCCAGTACAGGTCGGCTCCCATGCCCAGGTTGCTGTCCCGGACCCGGGGGTTCCAGAAATCCAGGTCAAAGCGGGTGGTCCGGGCTCCGAAACTTCCGCTGAAGCTCAATTGGTACCCCTTGCCAAAGAGGTTTCTCTGCTGGATCATTCCGGTGAAAAACACCCGGTCATAAGATGAGTAGCCTGCCCCGGCGGAAAGCATGCCGGTGGGCTTTTCCTCCACCTGGGTTACCAGGTCCAGCACGTTGTCGTCTTCAGTGGGTACAGGCTGAATATCCACCTGCTCAAAATAGTCCAGGCGCTGCAGTCTTTCCGTGGATCTTCGAAGGTCGCTGCCCCGGAAAAGATCTCCGTCGGTGAGGCGCATTTCCCTGCGGATGACGTTATCCCTGGTCCTGGTATTGCCCTCGATGAGTACCCGACCGATGTAGATCTTCTCGCCCTTGCTCAGGTTGTAGATGACATCGACCTTTTTTTCATCCTCGTCCACCTGCATGTTCACATCGGCTTCGGCAAAGGCATAGCCGTAGTCGGTGTAAAAATCGGCCAGGTTCTGGGTATCTTTTTGCATGGAAGAGCGGCTGAAGTACTCGCCTTCTTCTCCCAGGTCGTCCAGGATGGTCAGCTTTTTCAGTTCATCTTCGCTTACCAGGAGGTCCCCCTGGAATGATACCTCACCCATTTTGTAGCGGTGGCCTTCCTCCACGTGGAAGGTCAGGTAGATGCCGTCCTCTTCGTAGTCCACGTCCGGCTGTCCCACCCGGGCATCAATATATCCCTTGTCCGCGTAGAAGGCTTCCAGGGCGGCCACATCCCGGTCCAGAAGCTCTTCTCTTAAAACTCCTCTGCCGGTAAGCCAGGAAAAGATGCCGCGTCTTTTAAGCTCCATTTCCCCGCGCAGGGTGCGCTCGCTTATTTCCTCCGCCCCACGGATCTCGATGCCGCGGATGAACAGGCGGTTGCCCTCGTCAATATTGATGTTCAGGTTGGCTTCACGCTCGTCGATTTCACTAATGCTGTAATCAACTGTGGCGTTGTAATATCCCTTGCCCCGGTACAACTCCCGGATCCTGCCCAGGTCTTCACTGATGATCTGGGGGTTTACCACCGATCCTGTTCTGGTGGTGAGCACTTCCCGGACATCGCTTTCGCTGATATCATCGGCTCCGGATATGTTGATATTTTGAATCAGGGGCTTTTCCTCCACCACGATGGTGACTTCCTTACCCTGGGGTGTGTCCTCGACATGGAACTGCACGTCGTCGAAATATCCCAGGTCGAAGATATTGCGCAGTTCCCGGTTTAGTTTTTCCGGGTCATACATGTCACCTTCCTGGACCTGGAGGCGAAGCAGGACCACGTCCGGATCCAGGATATCAACGCCTTCAATGTCGATGGAGGCGATGCGCTCCTCGCGGAGCATTTCCTGATAAACCTTTTCCGCCAGTTCCTCCACTGCCGGCAGGATGTTTATCACGCCTTCCTTGACTATGTAGAAAGGCACGGTTTCCCTTTCACCATAGCCGTCCACAAGTCTTGCATCCAGGCTTATGTATTCGTCCACTGCATTGAAGGTGCCATAGAGGGCAAAGCGGCCGTCTCCCAGAAGGGCCAGTCTCCGGGCCTTCTCTACGTCCAGATAGCTTACTTCTTCCCGTGTGATAAGGGTCTGCCCCAGTTCCGGCTCAACAACATCCAGGCCCTTGTCCCGCAGGGAACTGGTAAGCATGGAAGGCAGACCGGTCTGTAAATATTCAAGCTCTTCAGGGGCGTTTATTTCAAAGGGCAGAACCAGTATCTGCTTTTGTCCGGCATGTGAGGTGCCGGCAGCCAGCATCAGAAGAAAAAAGGGCAGAAAGACAAGTACCCGTTGCAACAGTGAGTTATTGATTAAGGACATACATGCCACCTGATTTTAGTTCGTAATTTATATTCATGCGCGAAGCCAAGTCCAGATTGTGGGTCACCACCACTAAGGTCATGCCCAGTTCACGGTTTAAATGCAGAAGCAGATCCCCCACTTCCCGTCCTTTGGCCTCGTCCAGGTTGCCTGTGGGTTCATCCGCCAGGAGCACTCCAGGCCGGGGCAGAATAGCCCTGGCGATTGCCGCACGCTGGCTTTCTCCACCGGACAGTGTGGTAACGCTCTGGCCGGCCTTGTGCTTCAGCCCTACCTGGTCTAAGGCCTCAAGGGCGGCCTCATGGGCCTTTTTTCTGTTGATGCCGTTTATTACGGCAGGCATGGCCACGTTTTCCAGGGTGTTGAACTCGGGGAGCAAATGGTGAAACTGGAAAATGAACCCCATCTCTGTTCTTCGCAGTGCGGCCTTTTGTACAGGAGTAAGAGTGGACAGATCCTGTCCGTTGAAAAAGACCTTTCCTTCAGTGGGGTCGTCCAGGGTGCCCAGAATGTGCAGCAGAGTACTCTTGCCGCATCCCGAGGCTCCCTGGACCGCCACGGTCTCTTTTTTCTCGATGCACAGATCCACCCTGTCCAGGACAGTGATGGTTTCCGGGCCGGAAGTGAAAGACTTGCTCAGATTTTCCAGTTTGTAAAGGGGTTCATTCATGCCTAAGAGCCTCGGAGGGGTTGAGCCCCGATGCTTTGCGGGCCGGATATATGGTGGCCAGAAAGCAAAGGACCATGGCGGCTACAGCTATTATTATCAGGTCTGAAGTGTGTAAGAGCACCGGCAGGTACTCCATGAAATAGACATCCGCCGGCAAACGGATAAACTTGTAGTTCTCAAGAATATAGCAGCCTCCCAGGCCCACTGCAAAGCCCAGAGCGGTGCCAAGCCCCCCTATCATCAGTCCCAGCAGGACGAATATATTGCGGATCATCCGCCTGGTGGTGCCCATGGACATGAGTATGGCTATATCCCGGGTCTTTTCCATGACCAGCATAACCAGGGCGGTGATGATGCTGAAGGACCCCACCAGGACAATCATGGCCAGGATAACGCCCATGGCGATTTTTTCCAGTTCCAGTGCGGCAAAGAGATTTTCATTCATCTCCTTCCAGTTGCGCACGTAGTAGGGGTACCCCCCCAGTTTTTCAGACACCCTCTCGGACAGCTCCCGGGCGCGGTCAGCGTCGTGGACCCGCAGCTCCATGCCGGAAACCACGTCGCGGGTAAATCCCATGAGTTCCTGGGCGTCATTGATTGTGGTGTAGGCAAAAGAGGTGTCGTACTCATACATGCCTGTCCTGAAGACGCCCCGGACATCAAATGTGGTTATGCTGGGCGTGAAACCGGCTGAAGTGCCTTCCCCGGAAGGGGCCATGACATTCACTGTGTCCCCTGTGCCTGCACGGAGATTGGCGGCAAGTTCCTGTCCGATAATCAGGCCGGGGAAGTCCTTTTCTATCTCCAGGTCCAGAACGCCACCCTGGACCATTTCCTGGTCCAGCCCCAGAACTTGTTTTGCGCCCTGGGGGTCTATACCTCTCAGCACCACCCCCTTAACCCCCGAGGGGGTGCTGAGCATGACTTCGGAATAAATGAAAGGGGTTGCGCCCCTGACCCCGGCTATTTCTTCCAGGTCTCCGGCCATATCCTGGTAATCGGCTATGGTGCCGGTGTGGCTGCCCACTACAATATGAGCGTTCAGACCCAGGATCTTGTCCCGCAGGTTCTCGCTGAAACCGTTCATGACCCCCAGGACAATAATGAGAGCTGCAACACCCAGGGCCACACCCAAAACGGACAAGAGAGAAATGACCGATATAAAGGCCTGCTCCCTCTTGGCCCGGAGATAGCGCAAAGCCACTAAAAATTCAAAACGCATCAGGACGTACCAGCCTCTGGGCGTAGAAGCGGAAAGAGAATAACTTCCCGGATTGAAGCAGAATTTGTGAAGAGCATGACCAGGCGGTCAATCCCTATGCCTTCCCCGCCTGCCGGGGGCATGCCGTATTCCAGGGCCCGGATGTAGTCCTCGTCCATGTAATGGGCCTCCACGTCACCGGCCTCCTTATCCTGCACCTGCTCCTGGAACCGGCCTTTCTGATCCTGGGGATCATTTAGCTCAGAAAAGGCGTTGGCTATTTCCCGGCCGGCGATAAAAAGCTCGAAACGATCCGTAATGGCGGGGTCCTTATCGTTTCTCCTGGAAAGAGGAGAAATCTCTGTGGGATAATGATATATAAAATGAGGCTGCTGCAACCTGGGTTCCACCAGAAGGTCAAAAAGCTTGGCCTGCACCTTGGCCTGTTTTTCTCCCGGGACCACATTTTCACCGAGGCGTTTCACCAGGGCTTTTGCCTTTTCCGGATCCTGGTAATCCTCCGGAGCCAGCCCCCCGATCTCTTCCAGGGACTTGAAAAAAGGTATTCTGGTCCAGGGAGGAGTAAAATCAATGGTGTTGCCCTGGTAGGTAATCTGTGTGCCGCCGGTCATGTGCCTGCACAGCCCGCTTATCATTTCTTCGGTAAAATCCATGAGGTCCCAGTAATCCACGTATGCCCGGTAAAATTCAAGCATGGTGAATTCCGGGTTGTGCTGGGTGGAGATGCCTTCATTTCTGAAATTGCGGTTTATCTCGTAAACTTTTTCAAAGCCACCCACGAGCAGTCTTTTAAGATAAAGTTCAGGTGCAACCCGGAGGTAGAGCTTCATGTCCAAAGCATTGTGGTGGGTGTTGAATGGCCTTGCTGTAGCTCCCCCGGGAATGGCCTGCATCATGGGGGTTTCCACCTCGATGAAGTCCCTGGCATCGAGAAAATCCCTGATATACCTTATGATGCGGTTTCTGGCCAGAAAAATCTGTTTGGAGGAAGGGTTGACAATAAGATCCACATACCTCTGGCGATAGCGGGTCTCGACGTCCTTAAGACCGTGGTACTTCTCGGGCAGGGGGCGTACAGCCTTGGTTAAAAGCTGGATTTCTTCCGCCTTGATGGTCAATTCGCCGGTCCTGGTGCGGAACAGTGCACCGTGGACTCCGATTATATCGCCAACATCAAGCTTCTTGAAGACCTTGAATTCATTTTCGCCCAGCATGTCCCTCTGGACAAAGATCTGTATCCGGTCGCTGTGGTCCAGGATGTGAGCAAAAATGACCTTGCCGAAGGAGCGCAGGGCCATGATCCTGCCTGCTACCCTGTAACAGCGTGTATCAGCTTCAAGCTCTGCGGCATCAAGGCTTCCCGCCTCCTGAAGGATGCGGCTTATGTCCGTGTCCTTGCGAAAGCTGTTGGAAAAGAGTTCTACCTGCTGTTCCTGCAGGTCCTTTATTTTCTGCCTGCGGTTTTTCAGAAGCTGGCTTTCGCTTTGATCAGGTGTGTTTTCAGGTGTCTGACTGTTTTTTTTCATGTGCTTGTATTTGGTTGCGGCTGGTCCTTCCAGGGGCCTGCTCAAAAGATTTTGGACCGGAGCTCAAGTCCAGGAGCAGAGCTCCAATCCAGATGTAAACTTTATAATTTATTTTAAAATAATGGTTCCGTCAAGAAACACGCACTCTCCGCGAGCTGAAAAATGTCTGCTGCGGGCATTTTTTTAAAGGCGCTAAAGCAGCATGCAACTAAATGTATTGTTGTTGCTGTCGGGGGGCTGACTGCTTGATTACTCCGTTCGGATATGCCCCTGGCCATGCATTGTTCTCCCGCCCCCTTTTTGTTGCGGCATTCACGGAAGTGCAGTGATGCATCAATATGGAATCACTCTGAAATACTGGGGGCAGGGTCGACAGAAAATGCTTGACAGACGATTGACATATGATAGTTGATTTAAGTGATCAGATGTAGACTAAAGTGGTGTTACCTTTAACCGCAGGTTTTTTATGGAAAAAATTGTTATTAACAACGTGGTCAAGATTTTCGGAGATCACCCGAAAAAAGCCCTGGAGCTTCTGCGCCAGGGTGAGCCCATTTCCCAGATCCTGGACAAGACCGGCAACGTGGTAGGGGTGGCTGATGTCTCCTTTACCGTGAACGAAGGGGAGATCGTTGTGGTCATGGGGCTCTCCGGCAGCGGCAAGTCCACCCTGGTGCGCTGCATCAACCGTCTTTTCGAGCCCACGGCCGGAGAGATATATGTAGACGGGCAGGATGTCTGCAAGCTGGACACCAAGGAGTTGCGGGATTTTCGCAGGCGCAAGTTCGGCATGGTTTTTCAGAACTTTGCTCTTTTCCCGCATCGGTCCGTGATCAATAACGTTGAGTTCGGCCTGGAAGTGCAGGGAGCAGACAAGGGAGAAATGAGGCAGAAGGCTGAAACTGCTCTGGAAATGGTCGGGCTCAAGGGCTGGGGAGAGAAATATCCCAGTGAACTTTCCGGGGGTATGCAGCAAAGGGTCGGTCTGGCCAGGGCTCTGGCCCTGGACCCGGATATCCTGCTCATGGACGAGGCCTTCAGTGCTCTGGACCCCCTTATCCGCAGGGATATGCAGGACGAACTCATCAACCTGCAGCAGAAAATGCAGAAGACTATTGTCTTTATCAGCCACGACCTGGATGAGGCCCTCAAAATCGGGGATCGCCTGGTGATATTAAAGGACGGGGCAGTGGTCCAGATAGGCACCCCGGAAGAGATTCTGACCAGACCGGCCACGGAGTATGTACGTAAGTTCGTGGAAGAGGTGGATATCACCAAGGTTCTCACTGCTGAGTCGGTTATGAAAAAGTGCGAGGATGTGGCCTACCTGGGATCAGACGGCCCCAATGCAGCAATGCGCAAAATGAAAAAGAACGCCATTGCCTCGCTTTTTGTTTTGAATAAAGACCGCACTCTGGCCGGCATTGTTTTCGCCGGCGAGGTGCGCAGGCTGGTGGATGAGGGAGAAAGCGATCTGGAAAAAGCTATGCACAAAGATATAAAGATGGTCAGCCGGGATACCCCGGCCCAGGAACTTTTTCCCATTATGCAGGACATGTCCTACCCCGTGGCAGTTGTGGACGATGAAAACAAGCTTCTGGGGATCATAGTCAAGGGCCTGCTCTTTTCCGCCA encodes:
- a CDS encoding ABC transporter ATP-binding protein — its product is MNEPLYKLENLSKSFTSGPETITVLDRVDLCIEKKETVAVQGASGCGKSTLLHILGTLDDPTEGKVFFNGQDLSTLTPVQKAALRRTEMGFIFQFHHLLPEFNTLENVAMPAVINGINRKKAHEAALEALDQVGLKHKAGQSVTTLSGGESQRAAIARAILPRPGVLLADEPTGNLDEAKGREVGDLLLHLNRELGMTLVVVTHNLDLASRMNINYELKSGGMYVLNQ
- the bamA gene encoding outer membrane protein assembly factor BamA; this translates as MSLINNSLLQRVLVFLPFFLLMLAAGTSHAGQKQILVLPFEINAPEELEYLQTGLPSMLTSSLRDKGLDVVEPELGQTLITREEVSYLDVEKARRLALLGDGRFALYGTFNAVDEYISLDARLVDGYGERETVPFYIVKEGVINILPAVEELAEKVYQEMLREERIASIDIEGVDILDPDVVLLRLQVQEGDMYDPEKLNRELRNIFDLGYFDDVQFHVEDTPQGKEVTIVVEEKPLIQNINISGADDISESDVREVLTTRTGSVVNPQIISEDLGRIRELYRGKGYYNATVDYSISEIDEREANLNINIDEGNRLFIRGIEIRGAEEISERTLRGEMELKRRGIFSWLTGRGVLREELLDRDVAALEAFYADKGYIDARVGQPDVDYEEDGIYLTFHVEEGHRYKMGEVSFQGDLLVSEDELKKLTILDDLGEEGEYFSRSSMQKDTQNLADFYTDYGYAFAEADVNMQVDEDEKKVDVIYNLSKGEKIYIGRVLIEGNTRTRDNVIRREMRLTDGDLFRGSDLRRSTERLQRLDYFEQVDIQPVPTEDDNVLDLVTQVEEKPTGMLSAGAGYSSYDRVFFTGMIQQRNLFGKGYQLSFSGSFGARTTRFDLDFWNPRVRDSNLGMGADLYWIDEEYFTYDRDTRGGRAKFAYTIGEYTRLHWNYRLENYEITNVDDDAHRDIKDLEGENWSSGAYVAAIRDTRNRRINPSRGTRNLLSVEYAGGLLQGDDNFIKYIASSDYYRPVLNRSIFHWKGQAGYVMRNTDEDIPNFELFRLGGINSVRGYAARKLAPRFDDGEVKGGDKHFFTNFELLHPLNEEIGLMGLVFFDAGNVWDKGESVDFDLYKSIGAGVRWYSPMGPIRVEYGYALDDLEDSSRSQIEFSMGHEF
- the lysS gene encoding lysine--tRNA ligase, producing MKKNSQTPENTPDQSESQLLKNRRQKIKDLQEQQVELFSNSFRKDTDISRILQEAGSLDAAELEADTRCYRVAGRIMALRSFGKVIFAHILDHSDRIQIFVQRDMLGENEFKVFKKLDVGDIIGVHGALFRTRTGELTIKAEEIQLLTKAVRPLPEKYHGLKDVETRYRQRYVDLIVNPSSKQIFLARNRIIRYIRDFLDARDFIEVETPMMQAIPGGATARPFNTHHNALDMKLYLRVAPELYLKRLLVGGFEKVYEINRNFRNEGISTQHNPEFTMLEFYRAYVDYWDLMDFTEEMISGLCRHMTGGTQITYQGNTIDFTPPWTRIPFFKSLEEIGGLAPEDYQDPEKAKALVKRLGENVVPGEKQAKVQAKLFDLLVEPRLQQPHFIYHYPTEISPLSRRNDKDPAITDRFELFIAGREIANAFSELNDPQDQKGRFQEQVQDKEAGDVEAHYMDEDYIRALEYGMPPAGGEGIGIDRLVMLFTNSASIREVILFPLLRPEAGTS
- a CDS encoding lipoprotein-releasing ABC transporter permease subunit gives rise to the protein MRFEFLVALRYLRAKREQAFISVISLLSVLGVALGVAALIIVLGVMNGFSENLRDKILGLNAHIVVGSHTGTIADYQDMAGDLEEIAGVRGATPFIYSEVMLSTPSGVKGVVLRGIDPQGAKQVLGLDQEMVQGGVLDLEIEKDFPGLIIGQELAANLRAGTGDTVNVMAPSGEGTSAGFTPSITTFDVRGVFRTGMYEYDTSFAYTTINDAQELMGFTRDVVSGMELRVHDADRARELSERVSEKLGGYPYYVRNWKEMNENLFAALELEKIAMGVILAMIVLVGSFSIITALVMLVMEKTRDIAILMSMGTTRRMIRNIFVLLGLMIGGLGTALGFAVGLGGCYILENYKFIRLPADVYFMEYLPVLLHTSDLIIIAVAAMVLCFLATIYPARKASGLNPSEALRHE